The following proteins are co-located in the Paludibaculum fermentans genome:
- a CDS encoding glycoside hydrolase family 53 protein: protein MLRVFAGLVLLAGFSAKAADYAVGADLSFLKQAEDRGTRFKENGEAKPGLQILKDHGYNWIRLRLFHTPAELPNNLEYTIATAKAAKALGYKFLLDYHYSDTWADPGKQFIPKAWEGFSHQQLVQTVFEYTRDTMRAFGAAGVLPDMVQVGNEVSNGMLWPDGRLPDHWDSFADLVRAGINGVDAGRGNGTRPRIMVHIDKGGDWQATKAFFDKFHRYGLGYDVIGQSYYPWWHGSLLDLKENLDFMANEYRKEIILVEVAYNCRPGEYLNKPGPFPETPDGQAAFLEEVQRLVVATPHGLGKGIFWWEPAVTGGLERRGFFDPQYNVLPVISVFDRWVRH, encoded by the coding sequence ATGCTCCGTGTGTTTGCAGGATTGGTCCTGCTGGCCGGATTCAGCGCAAAGGCGGCGGATTACGCCGTGGGCGCCGACCTGTCGTTCCTGAAGCAGGCTGAGGATCGGGGCACGCGGTTCAAGGAGAATGGGGAAGCCAAGCCGGGCCTCCAGATCCTCAAGGACCACGGCTACAACTGGATCCGGCTGCGGCTGTTTCACACGCCGGCGGAGCTGCCGAACAATCTCGAATACACCATCGCCACGGCGAAGGCGGCCAAGGCGCTGGGCTACAAGTTCCTGCTGGATTACCACTATTCCGATACGTGGGCCGATCCCGGCAAGCAGTTCATCCCCAAGGCCTGGGAAGGGTTCAGCCACCAGCAACTCGTCCAGACCGTCTTCGAGTACACTCGCGACACCATGCGTGCTTTCGGGGCAGCCGGAGTCCTGCCCGATATGGTCCAGGTGGGCAACGAGGTGTCGAACGGCATGCTGTGGCCCGACGGCAGACTGCCGGACCATTGGGATTCGTTCGCGGATCTGGTGCGGGCCGGGATCAATGGCGTCGACGCGGGGCGGGGCAATGGAACGCGCCCGCGCATCATGGTCCACATCGACAAGGGCGGAGACTGGCAGGCAACCAAAGCCTTCTTCGACAAGTTCCACCGCTATGGGCTTGGCTATGACGTCATCGGGCAGTCGTACTACCCTTGGTGGCACGGGTCTTTACTGGATCTGAAGGAAAACCTGGACTTCATGGCGAATGAATATCGAAAAGAGATCATCCTGGTGGAAGTCGCCTACAATTGCCGCCCCGGAGAGTATCTGAACAAGCCCGGCCCATTCCCGGAGACCCCCGACGGACAGGCCGCCTTCCTGGAGGAGGTCCAGCGGCTGGTGGTGGCTACGCCCCACGGCTTGGGCAAAGGCATCTTCTGGTGGGAGCCGGCCGTGACCGGCGGCCTGGAGCGCCGCGGCTTCTTCGATCCGCAATACAACGTCCTGCCGGTGATCAGCGTCTTTGACCGCTGGGTGCGGCACTAG
- the recO gene encoding DNA repair protein RecO, producing MPARVSEAFVLRTYPFQEGDLIVSFDTRDQGKLRGVAKRARKPKGPFGSSLERLSQVRISYYQREGAELVRIDSVELIQTQFGLSSSYEAGVALDYFAEVCDHLLPPSEPNERFYRLIGAVLAELRAAALDQRPAAVWRTIMYFTFWAVRLSGFLPELRVSAASRELAQAMAAHPVANLAAIDWTKDTAADLRRFLYREIESHIERKLLTVPLMEAL from the coding sequence ATGCCGGCACGCGTCAGTGAGGCGTTCGTCCTCCGCACCTACCCTTTTCAGGAAGGGGACCTGATTGTCAGTTTCGACACTCGCGATCAGGGCAAGTTGCGGGGCGTCGCCAAGCGGGCTCGAAAGCCGAAAGGTCCCTTCGGATCTTCGTTGGAACGACTCTCGCAGGTGAGGATTTCCTATTACCAGCGGGAGGGTGCCGAGTTGGTCCGGATTGACTCCGTGGAACTGATACAGACGCAGTTTGGTCTGTCCAGTTCATACGAGGCCGGCGTGGCGCTCGACTATTTCGCGGAGGTGTGCGACCACTTGCTACCGCCCTCGGAACCCAACGAGCGGTTCTACCGGCTGATTGGCGCCGTGCTGGCCGAATTGCGCGCGGCGGCGCTGGATCAGAGGCCGGCGGCGGTTTGGCGCACCATTATGTATTTCACGTTCTGGGCTGTGCGCTTGTCGGGCTTCCTACCCGAACTCCGGGTGAGCGCCGCCAGCCGCGAACTGGCTCAGGCCATGGCCGCCCACCCCGTGGCGAACCTGGCCGCCATCGACTGGACCAAGGATACGGCGGCCGACCTGCGCCGCTTCCTCTACCGCGAGATTGAATCGCATATCGAGCGCAAGCTCCTCACCGTCCCCCTTATGGAGGCTCTCTAA
- a CDS encoding glycine--tRNA ligase subunit alpha, with protein sequence MDSYQETIFKLKRFWAKHGCVIQEPYDIEVGAGTMCPETFLRVLGPKPYSVAYVQPSRRPADGRYGENPNRLYKHSQLQVILKPAPANVLDLYLESLEAIGIKLDQHDLKFEEDNWESPTLGAWGIGWQVMMDGQEITQFTYFQQCGGVDLDLVPAELTYGLERLIGFLQDRKSVYDIEWVAGTTYRDVRFRDEQQFSVYNFEKADVGMLWKLFDLHEAESQRLIDEFRGLDPEKDAYEKKRFPLLSAYDHVLNCSHTFNLLDARGAISVTERVGVIARVRKLAVGVATSWVDQQTLLNAVEVAQ encoded by the coding sequence ATGGATTCCTATCAGGAGACAATCTTCAAGCTGAAACGCTTCTGGGCGAAGCACGGCTGTGTCATCCAGGAACCCTATGACATCGAGGTCGGTGCCGGCACCATGTGCCCCGAGACCTTCCTCCGTGTTCTGGGCCCGAAACCCTATAGCGTCGCCTATGTGCAGCCCTCCCGCCGCCCGGCGGATGGCCGCTATGGCGAAAACCCGAACCGGCTCTACAAGCACTCGCAACTGCAGGTGATTCTGAAGCCGGCCCCGGCGAATGTCCTCGATCTCTATCTGGAGTCGCTGGAAGCCATCGGCATCAAGCTCGACCAGCACGACCTGAAGTTCGAGGAAGACAACTGGGAATCACCCACCCTCGGTGCCTGGGGCATCGGCTGGCAGGTGATGATGGACGGCCAGGAGATCACGCAGTTCACCTACTTCCAGCAGTGCGGCGGTGTGGACCTCGACCTCGTTCCGGCGGAATTAACCTACGGCCTGGAACGGCTGATCGGGTTTCTGCAGGATCGCAAGTCGGTCTACGACATCGAGTGGGTGGCCGGCACGACCTATCGCGACGTCCGGTTCCGCGACGAGCAGCAGTTCTCGGTCTATAACTTCGAGAAGGCCGACGTCGGCATGCTCTGGAAGCTGTTCGACCTGCACGAGGCCGAATCTCAGCGGCTCATCGACGAGTTCCGCGGCCTGGACCCCGAGAAAGACGCCTATGAGAAGAAGCGCTTCCCGCTGCTCAGCGCCTACGACCACGTGCTGAACTGCTCGCACACCTTCAACCTGCTGGACGCGCGCGGCGCGATTTCGGTGACTGAACGCGTCGGCGTCATCGCCAGGGTCCGCAAACTGGCGGTCGGCGTAGCCACCTCCTGGGTGGATCAGCAGACTCTTCTCAACGCCGTCGAGGTGGCCCAATGA
- the ppdK gene encoding pyruvate, phosphate dikinase, which produces MSKYVYSFGGGTAEGDGTMKDSLGGKGAGLASMCRAGVPVPGGFTIITDVCNVFFDNDKKVPKEVDEQIWKALDQLEALMGKKLGDAADPLLLSVRSGAKFSMPGMMNTILNLGLNDKTTKGLSDKTGNPRFAYDCYRRFIQMFGEVAFGVEMEHFDHAFDTLKAKKKYKLDTEMTADDLKVIVEEFKKIFKKHAKRDFPQDAREQLLLSRNAVFMSWWAPKASYYRKMEKISDRLGTACNIQAMVFGNMGDTSATGVGFTRDPGSGEKVFYGEFLVNAQGEDVVAGIRTPSPISELKDWNADVYNQLRDITSKLELSYKDMQDFEFTVQEGVLWMLQTRNGKRTGPAAVRVAVDMVTEGLIDEKTAVMRVAPAQLDQLLHPVFDTASLKSLTKLATGIDASPGAAVGRLAFTSEDAVEMSAKSPVILIRKETTPDDIHGMDAAKGILTAVGGKSSHAAVVARGMGVPCVVGCGAISINERGKVATVKTADKTVTIKEGDWVSIDGATGGVYLGQAATKDPDPNSPVFAKFMKMADVFRGKFGVRANADIPRDAKAARAFGAEGIGLCRTEHMFFAEDRLPHVQAMILTDNVKDRTKALAKLLPMQRKDFAGLFEAMNGFPVVIRTLDPPLHEFVPKREELMVDLAKLPTADIKTKKEMLSRYKNFAPDVKSLKTVLPQLLARVEQLHEFNPMLGHRGCRLGITYPEITEMQARAIFEAVVQVAKKGKTVIPEVMIPLIGGVEELENQKKIVKAIAEEVLGKAGLKKQKYMIGTMIEIPRAALTADRVATEAEFFSFGTNDLTQTTMGLSRDDYTKFSKEYEEKKIFKNDPFGVIDREGVGKLIKLAVDLGRSTNPELEIGICGEHGGDPSSVEFCYQVGMDYVSCSPYRVPIARLAAAQAAIAKSEGSAEANRTA; this is translated from the coding sequence ATGAGCAAATACGTTTATTCCTTCGGCGGCGGGACCGCTGAGGGTGACGGCACGATGAAAGACTCGCTCGGCGGCAAAGGCGCAGGCCTTGCCTCCATGTGCCGGGCGGGCGTGCCGGTGCCCGGTGGTTTCACCATCATCACCGACGTGTGTAACGTCTTCTTCGACAACGACAAGAAGGTGCCGAAGGAAGTCGACGAGCAGATCTGGAAAGCTCTGGATCAACTGGAAGCCCTGATGGGCAAGAAGCTGGGCGATGCGGCGGATCCGCTGCTGTTGAGCGTGCGCTCCGGCGCGAAGTTCTCCATGCCCGGCATGATGAACACGATTCTCAACCTCGGCCTCAACGACAAGACCACCAAGGGCCTGTCCGACAAGACCGGCAATCCGCGCTTCGCGTACGATTGCTATCGCCGCTTCATCCAGATGTTCGGCGAAGTGGCCTTCGGCGTCGAGATGGAGCACTTCGATCATGCCTTCGATACCCTCAAGGCAAAGAAGAAGTACAAGCTCGACACTGAGATGACGGCCGATGACCTCAAGGTCATCGTCGAAGAGTTCAAGAAGATCTTCAAGAAGCACGCCAAGCGCGACTTCCCGCAGGATGCCCGCGAGCAACTGCTGCTGTCCCGCAACGCCGTGTTTATGTCCTGGTGGGCGCCCAAGGCGTCCTACTACCGCAAGATGGAGAAGATCTCCGATCGTCTCGGCACCGCCTGCAACATCCAGGCGATGGTCTTCGGCAACATGGGCGACACCTCCGCCACCGGCGTCGGCTTCACCCGTGACCCCGGTAGCGGCGAGAAGGTGTTCTACGGCGAATTCCTCGTCAACGCCCAGGGCGAAGACGTTGTGGCCGGCATCCGTACCCCGTCTCCCATCTCCGAACTCAAGGACTGGAACGCGGACGTCTACAACCAGCTTCGCGACATCACGTCGAAGCTCGAGCTGTCCTACAAGGACATGCAGGACTTCGAATTCACCGTGCAGGAAGGCGTCCTCTGGATGCTGCAGACCCGCAACGGCAAGCGCACCGGCCCGGCCGCTGTCCGGGTTGCGGTTGACATGGTGACCGAAGGCCTGATCGACGAGAAGACGGCCGTCATGCGCGTCGCACCGGCCCAGCTCGACCAGCTGCTGCACCCCGTGTTCGACACCGCTTCCCTGAAGTCGCTCACCAAGCTCGCCACCGGTATCGACGCCTCCCCCGGCGCCGCCGTCGGCCGCCTGGCCTTCACTTCGGAAGACGCCGTCGAAATGTCGGCTAAGTCCCCCGTCATCCTCATCCGCAAAGAGACCACGCCGGACGACATCCACGGCATGGACGCCGCCAAGGGCATTCTCACCGCCGTCGGTGGCAAGAGCTCCCACGCGGCCGTTGTGGCCCGCGGCATGGGCGTTCCCTGCGTCGTCGGCTGCGGCGCCATCTCGATCAACGAGCGCGGCAAGGTCGCGACCGTGAAGACGGCCGACAAGACCGTCACCATCAAGGAAGGCGACTGGGTGTCCATCGACGGCGCCACCGGCGGAGTCTATCTCGGCCAGGCTGCCACCAAGGATCCCGATCCCAACTCGCCCGTCTTCGCCAAGTTCATGAAGATGGCCGACGTGTTCCGCGGCAAGTTCGGTGTTCGTGCGAACGCCGATATCCCGCGCGACGCGAAGGCTGCCCGCGCGTTCGGCGCCGAAGGCATCGGCCTGTGCCGCACGGAACACATGTTCTTCGCCGAAGACCGTCTGCCGCACGTCCAGGCCATGATCCTCACCGACAACGTGAAGGACCGCACCAAGGCGCTCGCCAAGCTGCTGCCCATGCAGCGCAAGGACTTCGCCGGCCTGTTCGAAGCCATGAACGGCTTCCCGGTGGTCATCCGCACCCTGGATCCCCCGCTGCACGAGTTCGTCCCCAAGCGCGAAGAGCTGATGGTCGACCTCGCCAAGCTGCCCACCGCCGACATCAAGACCAAGAAGGAAATGCTGTCGCGCTACAAGAACTTCGCGCCCGACGTGAAGTCGCTCAAGACCGTGCTGCCCCAGTTGCTGGCCCGTGTCGAACAGCTGCATGAGTTCAACCCCATGCTCGGCCACCGCGGCTGCCGTCTCGGTATCACCTATCCCGAGATCACCGAAATGCAGGCCCGCGCTATCTTCGAGGCCGTTGTTCAGGTCGCGAAGAAGGGCAAGACGGTCATTCCCGAAGTCATGATTCCGCTCATCGGCGGCGTCGAGGAACTCGAGAACCAGAAGAAGATCGTTAAGGCCATTGCCGAGGAAGTTCTGGGCAAGGCCGGCCTCAAGAAGCAGAAGTACATGATCGGCACCATGATCGAGATCCCGCGTGCCGCTCTCACCGCCGATCGCGTGGCCACCGAAGCCGAGTTCTTCTCGTTCGGTACCAACGACCTGACGCAGACCACAATGGGCCTCTCCCGCGACGACTATACGAAGTTCTCGAAGGAGTACGAAGAGAAGAAGATCTTCAAGAATGACCCGTTCGGCGTCATCGACCGCGAAGGCGTCGGCAAACTGATCAAGCTCGCTGTCGACCTCGGCCGTTCCACCAACCCCGAATTGGAAATCGGAATCTGCGGCGAGCACGGCGGTGACCCGAGCTCCGTCGAGTTCTGCTACCAGGTCGGCATGGACTACGTGTCCTGCTCGCCCTACCGTGTGCCGATCGCCCGTCTCGCGGCTGCCCAGGCAGCCATCGCGAAGAGCGAAGGTTCCGCGGAAGCCAACCGCACCGCGTAG
- the glyS gene encoding glycine--tRNA ligase subunit beta: MSEVKPFLLELGVEEIPHWMIVPALGDMERLFLELCQTHQLVPGDLKFDGTPRRLVLRAAGLPERQADRVELVMGPPKSAGAGAAMGFAKKNGVTVEQLSTEVTPKGEYFALSRKIEGREVRQILAEALPTLISKIPWPKAMYWTGKGGTTFIRPIRWIVALLGDSVVEFELAGVQSGTLSRGHRRLGADEIAFDHTNYEERLEKNGVILSAAKRRKRIQDGIKKLLKGKGLELIADDSLLDDLVYLTEYPTPILGSFNPEFLALPQEVLSTVMRHHQRYFTMRDGEGKMAPHFLAIMNMKADKKGYVVKGNERVLEARFNDARFFWDQDQSKKLSDRVEDLANVTFQAKLGSYKDKRLGVEAGVCRIAAALNLDTRLARRSAELCKTDLMTEMVKELTELQGVMGGLYAKVQGEPDEVWKAIYEHYEPASMESEVPSSDYGKILSIADKLDSLEGCFALGMIPSGSKDPLGLRRAAQGIVKTIVEGRLRLNLKKLVNEGAEETNRTFLRIRSDYKEDRAADGELKLAKQIWEFLLDRVRYYFREVRHYAYDELSAVLAAGPVDLVDIESRLYALKLVRQTEEFEPLAAAFKRMRNILKQAGWQSGSVNPALLEEGAERELFDETSRVLAKVAVYRQSEDYMASLNVISTLKPAVDHFFDKILVNAPDPAVRDNRLALLGGLYNEVSSIADFSEIVTSSTTE, translated from the coding sequence ATGAGCGAAGTGAAGCCATTCCTCCTCGAACTCGGTGTGGAAGAGATTCCGCATTGGATGATCGTGCCCGCGCTGGGCGACATGGAACGCCTGTTCCTGGAACTGTGCCAGACGCACCAACTGGTGCCCGGGGATCTCAAGTTCGACGGCACGCCCCGCCGCCTGGTTCTGCGCGCGGCCGGGCTGCCCGAACGGCAGGCCGATCGTGTCGAGCTGGTCATGGGACCGCCGAAGTCCGCCGGCGCCGGCGCCGCGATGGGCTTTGCCAAGAAGAACGGGGTCACGGTGGAGCAGCTCTCCACCGAAGTGACGCCCAAGGGTGAGTACTTCGCCCTAAGCCGCAAGATCGAGGGCCGCGAGGTCCGGCAGATCCTGGCCGAAGCGCTGCCCACGCTGATCTCGAAGATCCCGTGGCCCAAGGCCATGTACTGGACCGGCAAGGGCGGCACGACGTTCATCCGGCCCATCCGCTGGATCGTTGCCCTGCTGGGCGACTCCGTCGTGGAGTTTGAGCTGGCCGGCGTCCAGTCGGGCACGCTCTCTCGCGGCCATCGCCGCCTGGGCGCCGATGAGATCGCCTTCGACCACACCAATTACGAAGAGCGCCTGGAGAAGAACGGAGTCATCCTCTCCGCCGCGAAACGCCGCAAGCGGATCCAGGACGGCATTAAGAAGCTGCTCAAGGGCAAGGGCCTGGAACTGATCGCCGACGATTCGCTGTTGGACGACCTGGTGTACCTCACCGAGTATCCGACGCCGATCCTGGGCTCCTTCAATCCCGAGTTTCTCGCCCTGCCGCAGGAAGTCCTCTCCACCGTGATGCGCCATCACCAGCGCTACTTCACGATGCGGGACGGCGAGGGCAAGATGGCTCCGCACTTCCTGGCCATCATGAACATGAAGGCCGACAAGAAGGGCTACGTCGTCAAGGGCAACGAGCGTGTGCTGGAAGCCCGCTTCAACGACGCCCGCTTCTTCTGGGACCAGGATCAAAGCAAGAAGCTGTCCGACCGTGTCGAGGATCTGGCAAACGTCACGTTCCAGGCCAAGCTTGGTTCCTACAAGGACAAGCGCCTGGGCGTGGAAGCCGGAGTCTGCCGCATCGCCGCGGCCCTCAATCTCGATACCCGGCTGGCGCGCCGCTCCGCCGAACTCTGCAAGACCGACCTCATGACGGAGATGGTCAAGGAATTGACTGAACTCCAGGGGGTGATGGGTGGCCTGTACGCCAAGGTGCAGGGCGAGCCGGACGAAGTCTGGAAGGCGATCTACGAGCATTACGAGCCGGCCAGCATGGAGTCCGAAGTGCCGTCGAGCGACTACGGCAAGATCCTCTCCATCGCCGACAAGCTCGATTCCCTGGAAGGCTGCTTCGCGCTGGGCATGATCCCCAGCGGTTCGAAGGATCCGTTGGGCTTGCGCCGGGCGGCTCAAGGCATCGTGAAGACGATCGTCGAAGGCCGGCTACGGCTGAACCTCAAGAAGCTCGTGAACGAGGGCGCGGAGGAGACCAACCGTACCTTCCTGCGCATCCGTTCCGACTACAAAGAGGATCGCGCGGCCGACGGCGAGCTGAAGCTAGCCAAACAGATCTGGGAGTTCCTGCTCGACCGCGTGCGCTACTACTTCCGCGAAGTACGGCACTACGCGTACGACGAGCTCTCCGCCGTGCTGGCGGCCGGTCCCGTGGACCTGGTCGACATCGAATCGCGGCTGTATGCGTTGAAGCTGGTCCGCCAGACCGAGGAGTTCGAACCCCTGGCGGCGGCGTTCAAGCGCATGCGCAATATCCTCAAGCAGGCCGGCTGGCAGAGTGGCTCCGTGAACCCGGCGCTGCTCGAAGAGGGCGCGGAACGCGAACTTTTCGACGAGACCAGCCGCGTACTGGCCAAAGTGGCCGTCTACCGCCAGTCGGAAGACTACATGGCCTCGCTCAATGTGATCTCCACGCTCAAGCCGGCGGTGGATCACTTCTTCGACAAGATTCTGGTGAACGCGCCGGATCCGGCCGTTCGCGACAACCGGCTCGCCCTGTTGGGCGGGCTCTACAACGAAGTTTCCTCGATCGCCGATTTTTCGGAGATCGTGACCTCATCAACGACCGAATGA
- a CDS encoding prolyl oligopeptidase family serine peptidase, producing the protein MRFWLVFLSALCVVAQNKPPASAVHPITETLHGTAVTDPYRWLEDQQSPETRAWIDTQMKYTRAALDPLPQRPRWKARLTELHRTETTGLPRERGGKYFFEKRGASENRASICVRRSLEGPDEVLVDPAAVSKDETVSVDLLDVTPDGKLLAFGVRKGGADEYEVLLLDVDRRQPLPDHLPPMHYINVLLVPDHSGIYFTDLDPGKGPRAFFRPLGRENVEPKQIFGQGFGAEYILEANLSEDGRFLTLNMVQGSAGNRTEVWLLDRLKGGRPQPIVRDLDARTYGFVSGGRLFLITNWQAPRSRVFVVNPEQPQRFFWKLIVPEAPWNLESLDVAGERLLVSYTRNASSLVMVLEADGRYAGEAELPGLGALSGVSGRWGSKEFFAGYESFTTPAMVLRFDAKTLARTTWYRNPVPVDSNAFESKQIWFSSKDGTRVPMFVVHKKGLRLDGTNPTLLTGYGGFNVSNTPYFWSAGVAWMEQGGVLVNANLRGGGEFGEEWHRAGMLANKQNVFDDFIAAAEELIRRKYTSPGKLAILGGSNGGLLVGAAMVQRPELFRAVVCEVPLLDMLRYQKFLVAGLWVPEYGSADDPRQFEYLLRYSPYQNVRDGVKYPAVLFVTGDSDTRVAPLHARKMTARVQAATSSGLPVLLLYDTKTGHSGGKPVSQLIEDETDTFSFLAWQLGL; encoded by the coding sequence ATGAGATTCTGGCTCGTATTCCTCAGCGCCCTCTGCGTCGTGGCCCAGAACAAGCCACCAGCCTCCGCCGTTCACCCCATCACCGAGACATTGCATGGCACGGCGGTGACCGATCCTTACCGCTGGCTGGAAGATCAGCAGAGTCCCGAAACACGCGCCTGGATCGACACCCAGATGAAGTATACGCGGGCCGCCCTGGATCCCCTGCCGCAAAGGCCGCGCTGGAAGGCCCGGCTCACCGAGTTGCACCGTACGGAGACCACCGGCCTGCCCCGCGAAAGGGGCGGAAAGTACTTCTTCGAAAAGCGAGGCGCGAGCGAGAACCGGGCCTCCATCTGCGTTCGGCGGTCGCTGGAGGGGCCTGACGAAGTCCTGGTGGACCCAGCCGCTGTTTCAAAGGACGAAACGGTCAGCGTCGACCTTCTGGACGTCACGCCGGATGGCAAACTGCTGGCCTTTGGCGTCAGGAAAGGCGGGGCGGACGAGTATGAAGTGCTGCTGCTGGATGTGGATCGCCGGCAGCCGTTGCCGGACCACCTGCCGCCAATGCACTACATCAACGTGCTGCTGGTGCCCGACCACTCCGGAATCTACTTCACAGACCTCGATCCCGGCAAGGGTCCGCGCGCCTTCTTCCGGCCCCTGGGCCGCGAAAACGTGGAGCCGAAGCAGATCTTCGGTCAGGGCTTCGGCGCGGAGTACATCCTGGAGGCGAATCTCTCAGAAGACGGGCGCTTCCTGACACTGAACATGGTGCAGGGGTCCGCCGGCAACCGGACCGAAGTCTGGCTGCTGGACCGCCTGAAGGGTGGACGGCCGCAGCCGATTGTGCGGGACCTGGATGCGCGCACCTATGGATTCGTCAGCGGCGGCAGGCTCTTCCTGATAACGAACTGGCAGGCGCCCCGAAGCAGGGTCTTCGTCGTGAATCCGGAGCAGCCGCAGCGGTTCTTCTGGAAGCTGATTGTGCCGGAAGCGCCGTGGAATCTCGAGAGCCTGGACGTGGCGGGTGAGCGGCTGCTGGTGTCCTATACGCGCAACGCCAGCTCCCTGGTGATGGTTCTGGAAGCCGACGGGCGCTACGCCGGAGAGGCGGAACTGCCCGGCCTGGGAGCGCTGAGCGGTGTCTCCGGCCGCTGGGGGTCGAAGGAGTTCTTTGCCGGCTACGAGTCATTCACCACACCGGCCATGGTCCTGCGGTTTGACGCGAAGACCCTGGCGCGCACCACGTGGTATCGCAATCCGGTGCCGGTGGACAGCAATGCCTTCGAGTCGAAGCAAATCTGGTTCTCGTCCAAAGACGGCACCCGGGTACCGATGTTCGTTGTGCACAAGAAGGGCCTGCGGCTGGACGGAACGAACCCTACGCTGTTGACCGGCTACGGCGGATTCAACGTGAGCAACACTCCGTACTTCTGGTCGGCTGGAGTTGCCTGGATGGAACAGGGCGGCGTCCTGGTGAATGCGAATCTGCGGGGCGGCGGCGAGTTCGGCGAAGAGTGGCACCGGGCTGGGATGCTCGCGAATAAGCAGAACGTGTTCGACGACTTCATCGCCGCGGCCGAGGAGTTGATCCGTCGGAAGTACACCAGCCCGGGCAAGCTCGCCATCCTGGGCGGCTCCAACGGGGGCCTGCTGGTGGGCGCCGCCATGGTGCAGCGGCCGGAACTCTTCCGGGCGGTGGTATGCGAGGTGCCGCTGCTCGACATGCTGCGCTATCAGAAGTTTCTGGTGGCCGGGCTGTGGGTGCCGGAATATGGCTCCGCCGACGATCCGCGCCAATTCGAGTACCTGCTCCGCTACTCGCCTTACCAGAACGTGAGGGACGGGGTGAAGTACCCGGCCGTCCTCTTCGTGACCGGCGATTCGGATACACGCGTGGCTCCGCTGCACGCCAGGAAGATGACGGCGCGGGTCCAGGCGGCGACCTCCTCCGGACTGCCGGTGCTGTTGCTCTACGACACAAAGACCGGACACTCGGGCGGAAAGCCGGTTTCCCAGCTCATCGAGGACGAAACGGACACCTTCTCCTTCCTGGCGTGGCAATTAGGCCTCTAG
- a CDS encoding VOC family protein, with protein sequence MAHNENLPSTVSLVMFGVDNLARSVAFYRDVVSLPLRSSSEEFTFFAAGPVTLALSVPLGRAVQPRAGAMELVFSVHGVLASFAALKDRGCRFVQEPREVSPGSWAATFTDPDGHRLTIFGPK encoded by the coding sequence ATGGCGCACAACGAGAATCTTCCCTCGACGGTTTCCCTGGTGATGTTTGGAGTCGACAACCTGGCTCGATCGGTTGCGTTCTACCGCGATGTGGTCTCACTGCCGCTGCGGAGTTCGTCAGAGGAGTTTACCTTCTTCGCGGCAGGTCCGGTGACGCTGGCCCTGAGTGTTCCTTTGGGGCGCGCGGTCCAGCCGAGGGCAGGGGCGATGGAACTGGTTTTCTCGGTACACGGCGTCCTAGCGTCGTTTGCGGCGTTGAAAGATCGGGGCTGCCGCTTTGTCCAGGAACCTCGGGAGGTCTCGCCGGGATCGTGGGCAGCGACGTTCACAGATCCCGACGGACACCGGCTGACCATCTTCGGCCCCAAATGA
- a CDS encoding helix-turn-helix transcriptional regulator, which yields MAARLQNGSKPFLFPDGARFGADNVLLHASARRHRVEEFAGPLSIKTVLRGSVSWLVDGQELVVDPASFLVLGAGEKYSMNIDSERRVETACAFFRDGFVEEAAQDATGQVEDSLEDPQRRAPALPFLSRLHCDAEGVMTGAVEMMAERSAATLFPSGFEEEFLLLSNRLLLLYEQIRNRVARVPAVKASTREELFRRLEKGREFLHGQSGGAVSLEEVARIACLSRYHFHRAFVQVFEQTPHGYLAHLRLSRAHAQLRSGQTVTETWLASGFDSPSAFSRAFRKAYGVTPSAVRRS from the coding sequence ATGGCCGCCCGCCTGCAAAATGGCTCGAAGCCCTTCCTGTTTCCGGATGGCGCCCGGTTCGGCGCGGACAATGTCCTGCTGCATGCCAGCGCGCGGCGGCACCGTGTGGAGGAGTTCGCCGGGCCGTTGTCCATCAAGACCGTGCTGAGGGGCTCCGTCTCATGGCTTGTGGACGGGCAGGAACTCGTGGTGGATCCAGCCAGCTTCCTGGTTCTCGGCGCCGGAGAGAAATACTCCATGAACATCGACTCGGAACGACGCGTGGAGACTGCCTGCGCCTTTTTCCGCGATGGGTTTGTGGAAGAAGCGGCCCAGGACGCGACAGGCCAAGTCGAGGATTCGCTGGAGGATCCTCAGCGCCGGGCCCCGGCGCTGCCGTTTCTTTCCCGGCTGCACTGCGATGCGGAAGGTGTGATGACCGGCGCGGTCGAAATGATGGCGGAACGGAGCGCCGCCACACTGTTCCCCAGCGGCTTCGAAGAGGAGTTCCTGCTGCTTTCGAACCGTCTCCTGCTGCTTTACGAGCAGATCAGAAACCGCGTCGCCCGGGTGCCGGCGGTGAAGGCTTCCACTCGGGAAGAGCTCTTTCGACGCCTGGAGAAGGGCCGTGAGTTCCTGCACGGCCAGTCGGGCGGGGCTGTTTCGCTGGAAGAAGTAGCCCGGATCGCGTGTCTTTCGCGGTATCATTTCCATCGCGCCTTCGTTCAGGTCTTCGAGCAGACCCCGCATGGGTACCTGGCCCATTTGCGGCTGAGCCGCGCTCACGCGCAATTGCGATCGGGCCAGACGGTCACGGAGACGTGGCTCGCATCGGGTTTTGATAGTCCTTCCGCTTTCAGCCGGGCGTTCCGCAAGGCGTACGGAGTAACGCCATCGGCCGTCCGCCGGTCCTGA